The sequence CTAAAAGTCCTCAGTAAGGAATTAAGGGCACGTTAAAATCTTAATCTtttcgaaattgaaatatttggagacgcaaaagtttgaaaaattcaaaatttgagcATTtgggaatttaaaaataaatagttcCAATAATTTGGAGATCAAGAGATTTAATTGTTTATGAATTAGAAAAtccagaaatttgaaaatttaaggaTTTGGGGATCCAAAAGTCTTGCAGGAATTTGGAAATTTACAAATCTGAAGttcaaaaatttgtatattttgaattttggaaaattaaaattaattattccaaAATTTGGGAACTTGGATTTTAAATGTTGATCTTCTGAAAATTCGGAATTTCCAGACTTTTGacgttttaaattattatgtttTCCACTAGACTGAAATTATCCTTAAAACTTCAAAGTTCCAACATGCTTGCGTCGAATTTTGATCTTTCAGTACTTGAAGTTTCATGATCAGGCACAAATTCACCTTAATATCTGCATGTTATGCGACAATTAGCCCTCGTCACCTCTAAATATTATACTTACTTGTACGTTCAATTGAAAAAGTTGGATTTCGTTAGAGTCAAGCGATGAGGGTGGTCAGAACGGTAGGACAGGCTTTCGAGGTGTGCCATAAATTAAGTTTAAACAACGCCACGGAAGAACGGGACCggggggagaaagagagagagagggagcacGGTGAGAATCATCGTGACGTTTACGAGGACCAAGACGAAATTCCGAATGAACAGTCGCAACCGTCTCCATCTTCTGTGCATAAAGGTTTAACATCCCGACTTCTGTTCAACTATAAAAAAAAGCAATTTACCTTTCTCAATTAGTTTTTCATTTAATGACGTATTAATGAATCATAATATTCTTTACACCGTTTTTAATTCTCTCATAATATTGGAAACTATAAAGTTAAAAGATTCTTGCAAATGTAATATTTCTCCTTTTCCATTATTAAActatggatgtttatgcatttttgagaaatttaaaaatgtctaTTTCTACCTTCATTTGTTtagttatgttcataaaaatgtgaaatcACATAAACGACTagaattttccaaataaaaattaaaaactatattgtattttagatatatcgttattaggGGATGTAGAAGATTCGGTACCGGAACAGACGAGCGTTCCTTGCCTTCTGAGGACGCACGAAATCCCAGCGACCACAGCGTCTACCTCCCCTATTAGACAATCGCCATCGGTAAGTTGAatcgtcatataatattaataatgcgCTAGTCTATTTTAAAATTCTCCTTTAAGATACATTGGATATAAGTAGATTTATGAATAATTGTTTAATCTCATGTACAGGGCACGGTGACCTCCGATTGCGGAGGATTACTGGTTGGAGGCGAATTAACCGCTCTAAAGCACGAGATTCAACTGTTGCGAGAACGATTAGAGCAACAGAGCCAACAGACCAGAGCCGCCGTTGCCCATGCGCGACTGCTTCAGGATCAGCTTGCGGCTGAAACAGCAGCTCGAGTCGAAGCTCAAGTAAGTGATGATGCGCTGCTTTGCTTATAAGCCGCCTGTCGATTATGTCAGATCtgaaaatattgatttatcAGTACTAGATTTAACGTATTATCATCTGCTCTGTATAGATATTAATTAAGGTTGCCagatatatacatgtaattgaaaaaataatcgtaataaaataaagtaatagtaaAAGTAATTAGAGTAAATATATACTAGCAGGTGTAGGTACTGataagtataattaatattgtttGTATGACAATAGAAAATATCGATTTGCAATGTTAATAAATGTTGACACATGTTAGAACAGATAGTTATTActaattttttgataatttacAAGCAAGCATCAGCgaagtttataaaatttgtaaagttTGTAAAAAAATTTGTGGGCAGTAATAAACATCAAGAGACATCggtatatatttttagattttgtaaatattatcaaCAGACGGTAGCAGCTATTTGTTATTGTTAGTAGATACTGATAAGTTGAATCAAATATAACACTAAGTACTTATATTTTATCTATGTCTATATGTCATTCATATCTTGTCGTGTTTTAGCTTTTATCAACAGATAATAATAACTACTTGTTGCTGTTAATACATACTGACAAGCTCAATTAAATATGATaccaaatatttattatgttttatgtttTAGGCCAGGACGCATCAATTGCTGATGCAAAACAAAGAACTTCTAGAACATATAGGTGCGTTAGTCGGCCATCTTCGAGAGCAAGAAAGAATCTCGAGTGGTCACGTAACCTCACAGCCTCAGTTGTCTGGCTCAGCGACGATGCAACAAACTACCACCGTTCCTGATCTGTCGAACCTCGGCCAGGTAACGCTCTACCGAATACCATGACACGAGTGTTCAACAGCCAGCAACCCGTATGCCTGCGAACGTTGCATTCCAATTAACGTTTAGcactgtattttgtattttctttgtttttcttttcttttttataccgTAACGCCTTTTGTACTGACGCATCTTTCAGTGATCTtcttaataaaacaatttatgcacattttttatattttgcacCTGTCATCGAGCAAGTGTGACTGTTTTTGTATCAAGAAATGAGTTACaagtattttaatttgtttactGTAGAATTGAGAATGCGtgcttttctttactttttacaTTTGTTAAAATGGCGATTGTTCTTTGTTTGTACCACTTGATTACGTTCcgtcattttatttttagataaaatacGACTAAATGTATGTTTAAAAGTATTTGCTATAATTCAAATTGAATGTTCTAGTTTTTTTTTGCATGTACATTCATGATtatgttttttaaaatattgttttacgtttatgaaagattttatattttaacataattaaGATACCTGAATGTAAATAGTATCAATCCGTAAATGGATATATACCATTTACAAAAGAAAACTGatcttataatttatttagtatGAATAGTAATTGGTCAAAAAATAGTGGAACAAAATTTAAACGCTGTGATGGAAAAAAGACGTTGTTAAGTATACGTGATAAGTTTAAGCATATTTCACAAAGGAACTTTTTAATCCTTTTAAGGAAACTGTATGAGCGGTTAAACTTTGAAACACGTGAAAACAGTATTGCTTATGAGCGACGCGTTTCATCCTAGATTGCTCGGCCGGAAGATAGCAATTTAATGCTGACGTTAAAGCTAAATCGCTAATCCAATAATCGTGCTAAGCGCCGGTGTGACGATGTTATGTAACAGGTCTTCGCACGGGATTTTGGATTTTGTGCTACCAACAAATGCTAGGTAATGTTGccaatttttgaatttttacaaaGCATGCatcagaattaaaaatatagaatttcaGGTAATCAACTATTGTCATTCTTCCTTAACGTTTCACATTCCAAATTTTTGCCTcactaaatttataaaatgtgaaaatgtgataattaaaaagtgaaaattttgcatatttgaatgtattaaacattaaaatttctaGTTATCCActcttttacatattttctagAAGAATGTTTTAATATCATTACCTTCTAAACAGTGCCAACGAACAGGAGGACAAAGTTCACCATGGGAACTGGATCCACCATCTCCATACTACTCTTATCCATCAGATTCCTTATACCCTGGAGGTTTGAATACAATAGGAATACAAGGAAATAGTTGTCCAGCAGATCAGTTACAGTTTCAAACACAACTCCTAGAAAGGCTGCACAACATAAGTCCATATCAGCCTCAAAGGTCACCTTATAACACACCTTCTCCTTATACAATGGGTCCCAATCTTGTTGTACCTCCTAACAATAGGCCAGCTGTAAGTAAATTCCAATATTAATTCTAACAAAATCCagcaaaatatacataatttgtacaattcttttgtattttacaGAGCTCAGCCCAGTTGTCTCCAAATTCCATGTCATTAAGAGCTTCTCAACCAAACAGTTTCTCTTCATCACCCATAATGACGCACAAAGTAGACAATTATATCGGAAGTTCAGAGACTACAGAGTTGAAGACAACATTTATTAAACCTTTACCCTGTACAGGCGAAAGGAACGTCAGTCACGTAGTTCAGGAGACGAAGAGTAAGCAGGATCGAATCAATCTGCATGATGAAATTCCACCAATTGTGTTGGATCCTCCGCCTCAGGGTAAACGCTTAGATACAACACCTAAGCAATCACCGACTAAAGAAAACTCCAACGGTCAAGCGTCGAATAAACAAAGTTTACATAACCAGAAAAACTTGGCTACCATATTAAGAACTCCTGGTCCACCGCCGTCTCGCACAACCAGTGCTCGTTTGCCTCCAAGAAATGatttgatgtccgaagtgcACAGGACTACCTGGGCGAGACATACAACCAAGTGATAAAAGATCTTTTCCAGAGTAGTTTCTGAAAAATTTTACTGTCTACTAAACATATCATCTCTTGGGTAGAAcgctttttataaaaaataatgttttcttttctatattttgtaGTATAGTTTGGGTCGCGAATTAATTTGGAGTTGATTGTTTGGCCGCTATATAAACTGTCTATGTTATAATGcaatcaaaattaattaactgttattataattattcttagTTTTAAATATAACCAAAACCATTGTCTACACACGAAAGTTCTGCCCAAGTAAGCTTATTATTAAATGTAAGGACTAAGTGAAGCATGTAAATGCATTGTTTTCCTTATAAACACTGTAGAGTGTTCATAGGAGGTGGGATTTTAATTATCGACGTAACAAACAGAAATAATAGTTCCAAATGGTTGTTAACAGTCTTTCTTTGAATGATAAAATCAGACATTGATAGCGGAATGTATAAATTTAGTGTATCCTTTAGATTTGGCGAACTCGTGCCAAAAGAGTAGAGCTTTTAATAAAGCATATTTACAACAAGCGAGCAAACAATTTGTGATCAGCGTGTGACAAATAAGtgtatataaagtatatcattCTTGTACATACTTATTACACATCTATAACTAATTTTACAAGTCGAACTCTGTACTGTAAAATAGAAAGATGCAGATTTAATCTGGtgttaaattattatgaattttatctAACATATTTCTTAGGGAAGACAATTCTTtttgtattgtatgtatggaaaaattaatgaacgtaaaaagaaaaagacaaatcTATATGTTGAATTCAGAggagtatataaatatgtagcTCTGACATGTTAAACtcgcaattaaaataaattaagataaaCAATTGGTTTATGAAAACGTTGAAGCCATCagaaagtatatttaaaaattgcaatGGCCAGTAAATAAAATGCTCTGTGAAAAATCGACGTGTTTAATTTACCTTTACAGTCAGGATGCATTTAATATCCTCATAAATGATGATATCCTTTCCACTGTATCTGGTACTATTAATGGCTTGCAGTTTAATACGTGTTAGTATCTTTCAGTATTAATAGGGTAATCATGCTGTGTAGTTCACTATTCTGACAGTGCTTGTACTTTCCTGCCTTTATGGTAATCAGTATACTAGCAGACCTTAAAAAGACCAGAACAATTTAACTCTTGAAAGATATACATActtgtattttgttttatacAAACCTacgttaacaattttttaaacatatttataaaatttataagtaATACTTTTTAACTTAACGTGTTACTTAGCTTAAAGTTtgtcaataataaaaataatgagaAATATCTTTAGAAAAAGCATTTAAAGTTTTAGTGAAGTaacgattaaattttaataaactgaaatttattgaaaattttgcgGGTATAATGATTGGTTTCTAATAAGAATACACCGCGAAAGATcgccgtttctttttttatttggcaATTTGGCTTTTTAATATAGTGAAATAATTCTTCAGTTGTGAATATAGATATGGAGAAAAGTACGAAACAGGAATCCACGGAGAAAATTTCTGGAATTTTAAGATCGAATACTGCATCTCAATCTCAAGTACAATCGATGCCATTGTCGATGCAGCCTTCTCTGCAGGTAAGGTTCAAACGTATGttttctgaaataaataaaagagttTGTACTACAATGAAGAACTAATTAAATACATTCCTTTCATCTCGAAGAACAAAAAAGCAATTAAAAGATTGGAAAAATAGAAAgcaagaatttttatttgtgtTACGCCCGTTTAATCAACAAATGTGTTTGTCGATGGCAAAGAGTGACATTGCGTGAGTATCAAAGCTGTCATTGGgttcgataaattttcagatAGTTTAGTGACTAATAAGATGTATACCTCTGCTAATTAGCAAATTAGTTTTGCAAAGTGAAGTTCTTGCACATGTATTTCCACAATTAATGTTAGTTCCTATAACTGTGTCTCTTGTACCAGTTTTGAGAAAAGACTACGGTAATCATCTTCAATGGAATACTGCTAAACTCATcacaatttcttaaataataaaataaaacaataaaataatatatttaattagaatAAATAGAGTAAAGTTTCaatgaataatataattatatgcaatattaaaaatgaaatattaacataGGTATGTGTGATATACAATGAGAAAGCgtaaaagtttgaaatttacAAGATCGGAAATATGTCATATCTAGATTCAAATTTCAGTTGGTATAGATTAAaatgatacatacatataattcaattttaagACTTGTTTAAATTACCTGCTTCTTTAGACAGATGACTCATTTTTACGAAGGTGTGTCATAAAAATGACTGATAACGATAACGTGGCATTTCGTGGCTCTTCACAAATCTCATTTCTGGGGTCCCAAGAGTAAATAGTAGACGAAAAGGGAGAGAGTGATTTTCGGGAGTCTATAGATCTCGCGTGCTACGCGACGCGAGATTAGGAAAGAAGAATGATTATCTATGAAGCGCAGGGTGGGGTCACGTGAAGAATGCGAGTTATACGTGAGCACGATGAGTATCTAGGGTGCGGCACGTCGCATGTGACCTCGTGCCTCTGAACATTTACATTGACACCTTGTTAAGCTCTTACTATCGATGATTAATCCATACAAGAGATCCATAttcctgaaaataaaaattataaatatttagaattcaatactttattattttataaagaagCTAAACTCcatatttttcttacttttacaaaggagacagagaagaaaaaagatagaagGACATTATGAgcttaaaaattaataagaattataatatcaatatagATTTTAGGAGTCAATCACTTTTATAATAATAGTGTAAGACTATAAGAATTTTAATAGCATAATGATAGAAGAatcttatttataaatttgttattgaTAATGTTATATAAGAAACAGGTCATCTTCTTTGTCTTAAAGCTATCTAAACCTATTAAAGCTAGCTCTTAAAGCTATTTGTTTTCTGAAGGTAAATTGGAACATTATTAGAAAACACGTTTGTCCTATAACCATCACGATATATATCTAACAAACTGTCTGATCGTTAAACGAAGTATCTACTTGCTCCTAATATACGACCTTTCGTGATTTCGAGGATTTGCGTCGTGGACGGAAACACGACGTCCCCGATATCGAGTAGAGCAGGCATTACAGGCAACTTATAGATTTCAACAGAGGGATGGTTTCACCAGGGAATGACCAGGTTCTTTCCTATTGACACGATGTCAGTTCCTTCCTATCCATCGACCTCACTTCATCTCTAATCATCGTCTTATTAACTTGCAATCTTCCAGTTTTATTAACATCCAAGTTGTTGTCTTTTATCATCAACAaatttcctctttcttcgtttAAAGCTTCCTCTGCGATATAACAACAAAAGTGTTAGTGTCTTTTCTAATTAATAGTCTTAGAAGATACGTTCAATGAAAAAGTTTTCTAAAGTGGAGTTTATAACAGGGACGTGGAATTTAATAAGAATTATACACTTAAAATTGAGTTCGATGTTATCATTCGATAATCAATCGCTTATGCATATTGTGTGCACAGTACGTGGCGTGAGAATGGATGATTTACGGGTGAAATTCATCCAACTAGTTTCTCTGTTTTGCCTTCTGCTGTAGGTGGGAGTTACTTCTCTGCAATCATCGGTTGAACGATCAGTTACCTTTGTCATCACCGAAGACGAGGGTAATCAGAGGGAAAGTTGCTCAAATCAAGcgaggaaagaagagagaaacgcTATTGACGTGAAAAACTGCACCGATATGCAGAGAGTCTCTATAGCTGGTTTGTATTTGTAAATTAAACAAATCATCTACTAATATAATTCATATCATTCTGAATGACGTGTTTAATGATCCATATTAATCCATTATagaaaacaatttattaaatttgtcaCAACAAATTTATCAGAGAAATAAAtaactatttttgtaaaaatgttcCATTActtacataaaaattaattgttatatgAAGGTAGATGGATCAGTAAGAAGTTTTCAAGAGTTCTGAAAACATTTAAGAATTTCTGTAAAGttgtacatatttgtaatacataatataataaatgtatagggaatttaatttatagatataaaatgTGAATACTTAATGAATTTTAGAGGAAGAGGCCAACGAGGATGAATATTCTGCTTCAGCATGTGAGATCATGCAACGACGGAGTTCTAGTCGGCGACAAAGCAGACGGAGACGTCGTCCATCCTCTCCTTTCAACGCCGAGGCTGAAGCCATGCTACGTCGAAGATCTTCCGTTTACACTATAAGTTCCGGAGAGTTAGTATATTACTTTCAATCTTACGTTTATCGATTATAAGAATTATCcctgtaaaaattaaaaagcgaTTATTAAgaactaaataatttaaatagaaaaaatagaaagtatgtaaatattacaagtattaaatactatataatacattaaaatactaaaaatttttaaaataaacatataaaGAATGTTAATTGATGATTAATAtggatagaaataaaaatagtatgCGTGTAAACTTGTACAGAACGGTGATCTCTATTGAAGAAAGCGGAAGTCAAGAACAGATATTTGAAAAGTTGAAAATGCACAAAGAAGTGTTGAGTGGAGTGAAACAACAGGCTTGGCCACTTTGTCGGAAGATTAAATTAGTACGACAAGCAAAATCCTACGTTAGAAGACATGAGGGAGTTCTTCAGGAAAGATTAGCTCACACTCGCAGCACGAAAGACGTTATTGCTCGGATTTCCCTGTTTATTACCAaggtaataatttaaaaaagctgTTGGTACATGTAGATCTTTTCCATTGACAGCGTTTAATTTGTAGAAATGGCAATACTGTCGGAGAGAGATGGTTAACCTTCAAACATGGTTAGTGCCATGGGAACTTCGTATAAAGGAAATCGAATCACATTTTGGTTCAGCAGTGGCTTCGTATTTTACCTTCCTTCGTTGGTTGTTTTGGATTAACCTTGTCATGACAGTTATTCTTACTGCTTTTGTGGCCATTCCTGAGGTATGGTAATATACTAGTTACTATtaactaaataattattattggaGACTATTCGAgatcatttgaaaaatatgtgaTATAATTTGAATGACAGTCCATTATAATTTAAAggagaatattattataattccaTTATTTTTAAATCAACTTTTTATCAATCAACTTTTTATTGCACTTGGAAATTTGGATTTGAGAAATTGAAGGAAGTTGAAATCTTATTACAAAGAAAAGTAGTCGCtcaaattttgtcagatattCTTCGCGACAGATGCTCATAGCAGACCGGGCAGCAGCAGGGGAGCGGAAGATAATGCTCGaggaagaaaagataaaatcgAAGCACTTATTAACTTTGTGGGAATTTGAGGGGATCTTAAGGTACTCACCGTTCTTTTATGGCTGGTACACGAATCAAGATTCTGAAAGCGGTTACAGATTACCTCTAGCTTATTTCGTCACCAATTTGGTCATTTATATCTACAGTTTCGTCGCCATATTACGCAAGTACGGCTAtctataaatcaaatttttaattctctacaaaaaattatattgaCGGTTTTCTTAGAATGGCAAAAAATTCACGATTGAGCAAACTCACGGAGAAAGACGACGAGTGCGTGTTTTCTTGGAAATTATTCACTGGATGGGACTTCATGATTGGAAATACTGAAACTGCGCACAATAGGACGGCGAGCATCGTTCTTGGATTTAAAGAAGCTTTGTTGGAGGAagctgaaaaagaaaaagatgagaGGAAGTAAGATTACtcgaagaaatatattatttttttatcattttacaatatcttcttttttataaaatcaccTATTCTTCCATTATACAtatctttttctatattattttcatttttataaagcTTATTCTAGTTTACATTTGCAAATACCTGCAATATTaatgcaaataatttatttacttacatttattctCACTTCTATTAAATTAGTGGATCCCTGTAATTGTATTATTTTGCCTCATAAATTTAATGCTTTGGAAAATTTTAGTTGGAGGATTATATCAATGAGGATCTTCGTAAACACATCTGTGATTGCATTATTCGGATTATCAGCGTATGCCGTGGTAAAGATGGTCGTACGAAG comes from Bombus terrestris chromosome 7, iyBomTerr1.2, whole genome shotgun sequence and encodes:
- the LOC100646110 gene encoding carboxyl-terminal PDZ ligand of neuronal nitric oxide synthase protein isoform X1; the protein is MPSKKQYNLVHNDEYDTRIPLHSEEAFHRGIVFHAKFIGSMEVPRPTSRVEIVAAMRRIRYEFKAKGIKKKKVTLEVSVDGLKVTLRKKKKKQQQWMDENKIYLMHHPIYRIFYVSHDSHDLKIFSYIARDGSSNTFKCNVFKSSKKSQAMRVVRTVGQAFEVCHKLSLNNATEERDRGEKEREREHGENHRDVYEDQDEIPNEQSQPSPSSVHKDISLLGDVEDSVPEQTSVPCLLRTHEIPATTASTSPIRQSPSGTVTSDCGGLLVGGELTALKHEIQLLRERLEQQSQQTRAAVAHARLLQDQLAAETAARVEAQARTHQLLMQNKELLEHIGALVGHLREQERISSGHVTSQPQLSGSATMQQTTTVPDLSNLGQCQRTGGQSSPWELDPPSPYYSYPSDSLYPGGLNTIGIQGNSCPADQLQFQTQLLERLHNISPYQPQRSPYNTPSPYTMGPNLVVPPNNRPASSAQLSPNSMSLRASQPNSFSSSPIMTHKVDNYIGSSETTELKTTFIKPLPCTGERNVSHVVQETKSKQDRINLHDEIPPIVLDPPPQGKRLDTTPKQSPTKENSNGQASNKQSLHNQKNLATILRTPGPPPSRTTSARLPPRNDLMSEVHRTTWARHTTK
- the LOC100646110 gene encoding carboxyl-terminal PDZ ligand of neuronal nitric oxide synthase protein isoform X2, with product MSCDHRIHETFIGSMEVPRPTSRVEIVAAMRRIRYEFKAKGIKKKKVTLEVSVDGLKVTLRKKKKKQQQWMDENKIYLMHHPIYRIFYVSHDSHDLKIFSYIARDGSSNTFKCNVFKSSKKSQAMRVVRTVGQAFEVCHKLSLNNATEERDRGEKEREREHGENHRDVYEDQDEIPNEQSQPSPSSVHKDISLLGDVEDSVPEQTSVPCLLRTHEIPATTASTSPIRQSPSGTVTSDCGGLLVGGELTALKHEIQLLRERLEQQSQQTRAAVAHARLLQDQLAAETAARVEAQARTHQLLMQNKELLEHIGALVGHLREQERISSGHVTSQPQLSGSATMQQTTTVPDLSNLGQCQRTGGQSSPWELDPPSPYYSYPSDSLYPGGLNTIGIQGNSCPADQLQFQTQLLERLHNISPYQPQRSPYNTPSPYTMGPNLVVPPNNRPASSAQLSPNSMSLRASQPNSFSSSPIMTHKVDNYIGSSETTELKTTFIKPLPCTGERNVSHVVQETKSKQDRINLHDEIPPIVLDPPPQGKRLDTTPKQSPTKENSNGQASNKQSLHNQKNLATILRTPGPPPSRTTSARLPPRNDLMSEVHRTTWARHTTK
- the LOC100646110 gene encoding capon-like protein isoform X3 codes for the protein MLKNSKQTNSETAVSPSSGPASPSGVETTPKPRKKLSFKEPEIFNYLKLKKPFKKTKPPPLQLTHSTTSVDFSFDENPFEEENDDLEELESQAMRVVRTVGQAFEVCHKLSLNNATEERDRGEKEREREHGENHRDVYEDQDEIPNEQSQPSPSSVHKDISLLGDVEDSVPEQTSVPCLLRTHEIPATTASTSPIRQSPSGTVTSDCGGLLVGGELTALKHEIQLLRERLEQQSQQTRAAVAHARLLQDQLAAETAARVEAQARTHQLLMQNKELLEHIGALVGHLREQERISSGHVTSQPQLSGSATMQQTTTVPDLSNLGQCQRTGGQSSPWELDPPSPYYSYPSDSLYPGGLNTIGIQGNSCPADQLQFQTQLLERLHNISPYQPQRSPYNTPSPYTMGPNLVVPPNNRPASSAQLSPNSMSLRASQPNSFSSSPIMTHKVDNYIGSSETTELKTTFIKPLPCTGERNVSHVVQETKSKQDRINLHDEIPPIVLDPPPQGKRLDTTPKQSPTKENSNGQASNKQSLHNQKNLATILRTPGPPPSRTTSARLPPRNDLMSEVHRTTWARHTTK